A DNA window from Leptospira selangorensis contains the following coding sequences:
- a CDS encoding APC family permease, with protein sequence MKLRRSLNLYDSISLMFSSMVGPGIFITTGYILTQTANPNWALLCWILGGLLAIAGAMSYAKSASIFPYAGGDYVYLKEAYSPIVAFSSGWLSLSVNFSASISLSAIAFSKSFLTLFNPSWDIYFLESKFLGITFSLGIAQIIGISTILFFTIVNFFGIGFASRIQNFFTTFKILGLVAFVTLGFTIGNYNIQNFESFSLIPSDLQGWNLLLAGAIPVTFSYLGWNMITYVAEEVKDPEKNIYKAVIVSCILVTLLYVLINFLYLSSAPVQFLAGDEKIGVTASGFLFGNGVNILITAFICWVFLGGISAYIIGGSRIYFAMARDGFFFPSMAKLHSKYHSPYKSLIFQFLYACLFCFVKEIESLLYLITCSTLLLATITAYTPVIFEKRHLKNEFKIPGYPYSTYLYILSNILIIATLLYNKSAEALWGFGFTLFSIPLYYYFKLSKKSQPIPTETISEPALEAGGLSLLPENEPVPVGSGDPA encoded by the coding sequence TTACGATTCCATTTCTCTCATGTTCAGCTCTATGGTCGGACCGGGGATTTTTATCACTACGGGCTATATACTGACCCAAACCGCCAATCCGAATTGGGCACTCCTCTGTTGGATCTTGGGTGGGTTGCTCGCAATCGCAGGTGCGATGAGTTATGCGAAATCGGCGAGCATCTTTCCGTATGCTGGAGGAGATTATGTTTATCTAAAGGAGGCCTACTCTCCTATCGTTGCGTTTTCGAGCGGCTGGCTTTCTTTGTCTGTGAATTTTTCGGCATCTATCTCTCTTTCCGCAATTGCTTTCTCTAAATCGTTTTTAACCTTATTTAATCCCAGTTGGGACATTTATTTCTTAGAGTCCAAGTTTTTAGGCATCACATTCTCCCTGGGTATAGCTCAAATCATAGGGATCTCCACGATCTTATTTTTTACGATCGTGAACTTTTTCGGTATCGGATTCGCTTCTCGTATCCAAAATTTTTTCACTACTTTCAAAATTTTGGGTTTAGTCGCTTTCGTGACTCTGGGTTTTACTATAGGAAATTATAATATTCAAAATTTTGAATCTTTTTCTCTGATCCCTTCCGATCTTCAGGGATGGAATCTTTTACTTGCAGGAGCGATCCCGGTCACCTTTTCTTATTTGGGCTGGAATATGATCACTTACGTAGCAGAAGAAGTAAAGGATCCGGAGAAGAATATTTACAAAGCAGTGATCGTTTCCTGCATTTTAGTGACTCTTCTTTATGTTCTGATCAATTTTCTGTATTTGAGCTCTGCTCCTGTCCAATTTTTGGCGGGAGACGAGAAGATCGGTGTGACTGCTTCCGGATTTTTATTCGGAAATGGTGTGAATATCCTGATCACTGCATTTATTTGCTGGGTATTCCTAGGCGGAATTTCCGCTTATATCATCGGCGGTTCCAGGATCTATTTTGCTATGGCAAGAGACGGATTCTTCTTTCCGAGTATGGCCAAATTACATTCTAAATATCATAGCCCTTATAAGTCTTTGATCTTTCAGTTTTTGTATGCTTGTCTTTTTTGTTTTGTAAAAGAGATAGAATCACTTTTATATCTGATCACTTGCTCCACACTATTACTTGCAACGATCACCGCTTACACTCCTGTCATTTTCGAAAAAAGACATTTAAAAAATGAATTTAAGATACCAGGCTATCCTTATTCAACCTATCTATATATACTTTCTAATATTCTGATTATTGCAACATTGCTATACAACAAAAGTGCAGAAGCTCTTTGGGGTTTTGGGTTCACTCTATTCTCTATTCCGCTCTATTATTATTTCAAACTTTCTAAAAAATCTCAACCGATCCCGACGGAAACTATCTCCGAACCTGCATTGGAAGCCGGCGGTTTAAGTTTACTTCCTGAAAACGAACCGGTTCCTGTAGGCAGCGGAGATCCCGCTTAA